Proteins encoded together in one Telopea speciosissima isolate NSW1024214 ecotype Mountain lineage chromosome 6, Tspe_v1, whole genome shotgun sequence window:
- the LOC122666009 gene encoding LOW QUALITY PROTEIN: putative wall-associated receptor kinase-like 11 (The sequence of the model RefSeq protein was modified relative to this genomic sequence to represent the inferred CDS: inserted 1 base in 1 codon), producing MLISGIGIALTLITLIAIGLWLYTQFVKRQQIRLKHKFFKKNGGLXLQQQISSHDCSVEKIKIFSIEELERATDNFNESRILGNDGFGTVYKGMLSDGKIVAIKKSKIVDESQIDQFINEVVILAQINHRNIVKLLGCCLETEVPLLVYEFVLNETLSYHLHAEDQASSLSWENRLRIAAEIAGALAYLHSAASNPIFHRDIKSTNILLDENYRAKVADFGISRTVPFEKTHLTTLVQGTFGYLDPEYFHSCQFTEKSDVYSFGVVLLEILTGQKAIFFSGNYQEEKSLTMHFASSMKENRLFEVLEARVLKEGHGEQLLAISKLAKKCVKVNGKKRPAMKEVAAILEGLRRFQRHRSSLVTCVNQDKCLIFEEDTFSYPITETGSICDSGNTGSAIAGVRS from the exons ATGCTAATTTCAG GTATTGGTATAGCATTGACTTTGATAACTCTGATTGCTATCGGTCTCTGGTTGTACACCCAATTTGTGAAAAGACAGCAAATCCGACTAAAACATAAGTTTTTCAAGAAAAATGGCGGTT TATTACAACAACAAATCTCTTCACATGACTGTAGTGTTGAAAAGATCAAAATCTTTAGTATTGAAGAACTAGAAAGGGCAACAGATAACTTCAATGAAAGTCGAATCCTTGGCAATGATGGCTTTGGTACAGTCTACAAAGGGATGCTATCGGATGGGAAAATAGTAGCCAtaaagaaatccaaaatagtGGATGAAAGCCAAATTGATCAATTCATTAATGAAGTAGTCATTCTTGCACAAATTAACCATAGAAACATAGTGAAGTTGTTAGGTTGTTGCCTAGAAACAGAAGTACCCTTACTGGTTTATGAGTTTGTCTTAAACGAAACCCTCTCCTACCATCTCCATGCCGAGGATCAAGCATCGTCTCTTTCATGGGAAAATCGCTTAAGAATTGCTGCAGAAATCGCTGGAGCACTTGCCTACTTGCACTCTGCTGCTTCTAATCCAATCTTTCATCGAGACATCAAGTCTACCAATATCCTCTTAGATGAAAACTATAGGGCTAAGGTTGCTGACTTTGGAATTTCAAGGACTGTACCCTTTGAGAAAACTCACTTAACTacacttgtgcaaggaacctTTGGCTACTTGGATCCAGAGTATTTTCATTCCTGTCAATTTACAGAGAAAAGCGATGTTTATAGTTTTGGAGTGGTTCTTCTAGAGATCTTGACTGGACAAAAGGCCATTTTTTTTAGTGGTAATTATCAAGAGGAGAAAAGTCTAACTATGCATTTCGCATCATCGATGAAGGAGAATCGTTTATTTGAAGTTTTGGAAGCTCGAGTTCTTAAGGAAGGGCATGGGGAGCAGCTTTTGGCTATTTCCAAACTTGCAAAGAAATGTGTGAAAGTGAATGGAAAGAAAAGGCCGGCCATGAAAGAAGTAGCTGCAATTCTTGAAGGATTAAGACGCTTTCAGAGACATCGATCCAGCTTGGTGACATGTGTAAACCAGGACAAGTGCTTGATATTTGAAGAAGATACATTTAGCTACCCAATTACTGAAACAGGATCCATTTGCGATTCTGGGAATACTGGTTCAGCAATTGCTGGTGTTCGATCGTGA